Proteins encoded within one genomic window of Bacteroidota bacterium:
- a CDS encoding segregation/condensation protein A produces MYRVQIQDFEGPLDLLLFFIRRDELDIHDIPISKIADEYLSYVRVLEQIDLDSVGDFIYMSAQLINIKARMLLPRPEIDDEGEPIDPRRELVNRLLNYMKYKEAAESLNTRYEKRGDYFTRNFPEQEKDEIVGRQGVELQVSVFSLITALQRVLSEVPETPPLYPVFRNQYSVETQREYVLEHLAMKERVSFANLIQGRPKHFVIITFLVLLEMAQQKQVLLMVNPDATDFYLERKIDYSDLPGGVTGVA; encoded by the coding sequence ATGTATAGAGTTCAGATCCAAGATTTTGAAGGTCCGCTCGATTTGCTCCTGTTTTTTATCAGGCGAGATGAGTTGGATATTCATGATATCCCTATTTCTAAAATAGCGGATGAGTATCTGTCTTATGTACGTGTGCTCGAGCAGATCGACCTGGATAGCGTTGGGGACTTTATCTACATGTCCGCGCAGTTAATCAACATCAAGGCGCGTATGCTACTGCCCCGTCCTGAAATAGATGACGAGGGTGAGCCTATTGATCCAAGGCGTGAATTGGTGAACCGGCTGCTGAATTACATGAAGTACAAAGAGGCAGCAGAGTCACTCAATACGCGGTACGAAAAAAGAGGAGATTATTTCACCAGAAACTTCCCGGAGCAGGAAAAAGACGAAATTGTTGGCCGGCAGGGGGTTGAACTACAGGTTTCTGTATTTAGCCTGATCACAGCGCTGCAGCGCGTGCTTTCTGAAGTGCCAGAAACGCCGCCACTTTATCCTGTCTTTCGGAATCAGTATTCGGTGGAAACACAGCGTGAATATGTACTCGAACATCTCGCGATGAAAGAGCGCGTTTCATTTGCTAATTTGATACAGGGCCGACCCAAACATTTTGTCATTATTACGTTCCTTGTTCTTCTGGAAATGGCGCAGCAAAAACAGGTTCTTCTTATGGTGAACCCGGATGCTACCGACTTTTACCTGGAAAGAAAGATTGATTATTCAGATCTGCCAGGCGGGGTGACCGGCGTAGCTTAA